CGCCGAGGCCGAGAACGGGCCGCACGGCGAAGCCCACCAAGTAGCGAAGCCCGGCCACTGTCGGAGCCCAAAGCCAAACCCACCAAAAAATCCGTCCGACCGAAGGCGACCCATCCGCCGCGCCGCATCCAACCCATCGTCCTTCCTTCCTCCTCCGCCGCTCCGGTGGCGCGATGGCCGCGCGGGCCCTCCTCCTCCGGACAGCCGCCCGCTGCTGCTCCCCTCTCCACtcccccaccgccgccccgcgcctccaCCCGCGGCTCCGCAGCCACGCCGCCGCTCCCCAGCTCTGCTTCCCCGCGCTCTCCTTCTCCGCCTCCGCCGCGTCCACCAGCTCGCACGGCCCCAGCGGCGGCGACGCCGGCGCCGAAGGGGAGGATGACAAGGGAGGGTACGAGAACTACCTGGGGATGAGCGACGACGAGCTCATGGCACAGTGCGACATGGGCACCTTCAAGTCTTCCGGCCCCGGCGGCCAGCACCGCAACAAGCGCGAGTCCGCCGTCCGGCTCCGCCACCACCCCACCGGCATCGTCGCCCAGGTCAGCTTCCATTGTCAAGTTGCTCTGGGAGTGTGCTGCCCAAAACAGAGTGGTTAATTTAGCCGTGATGTCCAGCCCAGTGCTTGAGTGCTTGACGGATGTTGGTTCTAACGGTGGACTTGTAGCTTCCGGGAGGTGGGGCTTCCTCTCATCTCAAATAGGAGTACTTGGCACTTCCCAGAATATCCATACCATTTTCAGTTGAGCTTTAGAGGCGCATTGCCTAATTGAGAGATTTATGTTTCAAGTCAACTAGCATAATTAGTGTGTCCACAACATCAACCAACAATATATGTAGCCATCATGGCGGACAGGATTTTATTTTTGTACCAACAAAGATCAATCTATCATTGTTTCAGTTAGTGCCGCGACAACCTTCATCGATGTCTTTGAACCCAAACAGCATCTTGCACTAACCCTCTTAAATGAACATTCTATGCAATGCTTGCCATGTTCGTGTTTGACAAGTATGGAATGTTGCTTTCCCCACTGAATTCATACGATCATCACACTGAACTTCAAAGTTCAAACCAACCAAATGTCTGATTCTTAATCATTTTTTCCCTTCATGTCAGCCATCTTATGTGGTAGAACTAGCTCTTTCTCCACTCCTTTGTGTGATAGTTTATCTCATCATGGTTCCCCACAGGCTGTGGAGGATAGGTCACAACATAAGAATCGATCATCTGCTTTATCTCGGCTTCGGACCCTGATTGCTCTTAAAGGTAAATCTGATGTGCTTCAAGTTATGCATGTTTTAGCTCAGTAAATGTTTAAGTAATATCATGCACACCCAATACCACGACGTGACCTAAATGGCTCAAAACTTATTATGTTAGTTGCAAATAACCCCAAGCAGCAACCTAATGTTTCAATAATTGTTTATCTTTTTTTAGGGACAATAATTGTTTATCTTGATCACCATGCACTTACTCATAATTTACAGCAGCAAGAATGATCGGGTTATGTTTACATCGTTCGTTTTCAATTTCCATGGTAGTCATTTAACATTTTGGTCGTTCACATCTTATCAGTTAGGAGGCCGATAAACCTTGATAACTACACTCCTCCAGTTGAACTTCTTCAGATATTGCCACTGAAGTCTACCATTCGATCAAAGGATGTTGGTAACCAAATTGGCCCAAATAATCCAAAATTTTCTCCAGTATGCTTCTCTTCTTATCTCATGCTCAATGTTGCCAATTTGAATGCCTCCGTTTCCAACGTTCTCTTCTTTTGGTGAGCAGGGAATGCAAGCTTTATTAGATCTTCTATTTGCTGTTGAAGGTTCTGTATCAGAGGCAGCGAAAATTCTAGGGTAATGCGTGACTTTCTAGTCTTTTTGGCAAGTGTAACAAAACAACCTGTTATCAGAAATGGGTGCTAGTTTACAACATGTTCACTCCATTTGGTTTTATGAAACCATCTTCTATACAATATGTTGAACTACTTGACATAATGCAGCCTAAGCACTGGTGCCCTGTCAAGGTTAATTCTATCAGATGATTCTCTCCGAGCGGCTGCCAATGAACTACGAGCCTCCAAGGTATTCTTTCTTGCAAATCAGTGTCCAGCTGGTTATACATGTCTGTTCGTTCAGAAAAGAACAATACAGATCGCATGCAAAAAATCTGCACTCCATAATCGAGTTCCAGCAATAACTAGTTATGTCACCCAGCTTCCAGGGTACCCAAGCTTAGGTGTAGTAGCATTTTTTAGAAATAAGATTATTTGAAAATTTATGCTAGCTAAATCATGGGTCAATTTGTGTTACTGAAACCGCATTGTCATATTCCCCATCACACCCTAAGTTTTGAGTCTTGGCTGAACTCTGAAGCCACATTTCAGTCCCAAATTCTGCAATTTGTTGCATGCTTGCTACTCTAATGAAGATCTTAACCACATATCTGTCTCTGCAGGGACTGAAGCCACTAAGATGATGCCCCTTTACAATGTTATCATCTTCAGCTGCGCCACAGGTGCCAAGGTGTCTGATTGCTTATGATTTCATGGCATGCCATTGGAGCTTATGCCCAATTCCCTGGCGCAAGAAATGCAAAACATACACAGGGTCTGTCCTATACTGCTATACAGGGCCATCATCATGCCTGCTTGTTTGTCGCACACCATTGTAACCTTGTTGTTGTACAGTGCAATTGTACTTTCACATGTCGCCATCGCTTGATGATGCCTTCAACAAATTGGATCTACTTTTAAGCGATACAGCGCCTTTTTATTACCAAACTACTTTTCACATTTGTGTGTACATTTGCTGCGTTGTGTCAACTGTCAAGTATGAACTCAAACAGAAAACCTTGCCATATTTTCATTGGCACATGTTACATACAGGCTATCTATCTCGTGTGTGAGCTACGTACATGTTTATTTTTCTAGTTCCCAAGAGGCCAAAACTGTGGAAAGGCAATGGATATCTTACTGACAAATTCATACAGGTGCCTCTCAAATCAAGTAAACATTGTTAATATCGGCCCTATTTATCGTTCATCAAACGCTCAGCTAGGAGCATGTCATCAGGAGTAGTCACCTGCAACAAGTTCACATTTTAAGGATCAGTTTATTCAAACTTAACGGTTCAGAACAGACTAGTTCAAATAGCTAACATGATACCTTGATGTTTGTATAAGAGCCCTCGGTGATATAAACAGGATGTTTCAAGTATTCTACGATGGAAACATCGTCAGTGACCTCAAGGGCATCCCTGCGAGTGCAGAGTTTAGTCAGCAAGGAGAGATGGGAATTAGTGTATCAGTGGATTATATGCTGTGATCGGCTAACCGTTTAACAAGCTCGAAACCATCCCTGAGCAAATTGGGTTTCATCACCTACAATCAGTATACATTTCCTAGTCATATCTGTTCTGCCCACATAAAAAATGGAAATGGAAACACAAATCATGAAATGTTCTTGTTACAGAGGCAATACTACCTGTGGAGTTTGCATTTCCCAGAGGGTTTTCCTATCAAGAGTTTTTACGACAAACGAGTCGCTATTGGCCTGGAGACAGAAGGGGGGAGAGGATTATGGTTGCACAGCCAGAATTCCGTTGTCATTTATGCATTATTATTATTAGATATCTCGAAGTTGACCAAGGATCTTTGCAAGCTCATCTTATTGATGAATATCGGGATGTATAAACAGTCACCTCCTTTATAGTAGCTTTGACAGGAACACCAAGAACAGCTGCTCCATGCACCGCAGCATCTTCTAAGACCTAGTCAGTGAAATCAAAACCAATATTATTCCTTGAGCAGCCTGCAAGATTTTACAAATATTACTTTTTTCTCTTTACAAAGTTACTGTGAAATACCAAAGCATCAGGATTAAGTAAGTTCAAAGCCAGATAATTTATCATGCATGTAGTATAATTTCAAAAATATCATTTGTAACTTCGAAGGGAGAGTTTTCTGTTAGTTGATGATTGTGCAAGAATTCCCTTTATAGAAAAAAAACAGATTCAAGAACATCTTACAAGACACGATATGATGGATAATTCAGGCTAGATCATAGAAGGTAACCTTTTTCACATCTTCAGAGGATACCAAGGGTCTTGCAGAATCATGGACACAAACAAGCTCTGAATCTCCATCAATTTCCTGCGGACAAATTTTTTTGTTCGCAAG
The Aegilops tauschii subsp. strangulata cultivar AL8/78 chromosome 3, Aet v6.0, whole genome shotgun sequence genome window above contains:
- the LOC109757990 gene encoding uncharacterized protein; this translates as MAARALLLRTAARCCSPLHSPTAAPRLHPRLRSHAAAPQLCFPALSFSASAASTSSHGPSGGDAGAEGEDDKGGYENYLGMSDDELMAQCDMGTFKSSGPGGQHRNKRESAVRLRHHPTGIVAQAVEDRSQHKNRSSALSRLRTLIALKVRRPINLDNYTPPVELLQILPLKSTIRSKDVGNQIGPNNPKFSPGMQALLDLLFAVEGSVSEAAKILGLSTGALSRLILSDDSLRAAANELRASKGLKPLR